A region of Mauremys mutica isolate MM-2020 ecotype Southern chromosome 2, ASM2049712v1, whole genome shotgun sequence DNA encodes the following proteins:
- the LOC123363321 gene encoding stonustoxin subunit alpha-like, with protein MAYAETAAIEMPALGRPLRLGMLYDCRSDKLIPGITLWNTDTLSKQVGKTMQHKTEFQIIASDTMEAKASALSLSGSLKASFLGGLVEVNGSAAYLNDIKKSKNQARVTLQYSTTIRFEQLAISHSECQNISYPAVYDQNTATHVVTAVLYGAQAFFVFDREVSSTESVEEIQGNMKLMIEKLPNISGGGKGSVKKETKKEEKAENFSCTFYGDFALENNPVTYLDAMEIYSTLPKLLGDNGEMAVPVRVWLYPLKQLDSRAAQLVREISIKLIFDAQTALEQLIELDMRCNDMIRPIATIFPEIKKKIQQFKDLCQQHRQTFQQQLAGILPAIRGGGAEEGALVDILISKKQSPFNTQRLNEFLDTKEQEMNYMDSYLTLLHNVKVISSKSELEKIVLSPKHDSVVSFTLTSLHNKEPYLSDLNFWLQRQFLEKIHDSASASSPYEKSNSKQWFEDEEIRRKARKFAKSFLDFTNVNKSQEKTQFIVASVPDEDNPGASIYLYADGELISTNFEPPSKPLPPLIDEIRHNCVQLTFKPSETGRAAISGYRAEYRIAGQENWMVVDANNKQETFTVTGLHANTEYQFRYAAVSKPGLSES; from the coding sequence GTATCACTTTATGGAACACCGATACCCTTAGCAAACAAGTGGGGAAAACGATGCAGCACAAGACTGAATTTCAGATCATTGCTTCTGACACCATGGAAGCTAAGGCATCTGCTCTCAGTCTCTCAGGATCCCTGAAGGCGAGTTTCCTGGGGGGGCTGGTAGAAGTGAATGGATCTGCAGCATATTTAAATGATATCAAGAAATCCAAAAATCAAGCCCGAGTTACTTTGCAATATTCAACAACAATCAGGTTTGAGCAGCTGGCTATAAGCCATTCAGAGTGCCAGAATATCTCTTATCCTGCTGTATATGACCAAAATACAGCAACCCATGTGGTCACAGCTGTACTGTACGGGGCTCAGGCTTTCTTTGTGTTTGATCGGGAAGTTTCTTCAACTGAGAGTGTAGAAGAGATACAGGGAAACATGAAACTTATGATAGAAAAATTACCAAACATTTCGGGTGGAGGAAAAGGGTCTGTGAAAAAGGAgaccaagaaagaagaaaaggCTGAAAACTTCAGTTGCACTTTCTATGGTGATTTTGCTCTTGAAAATAATCCAGTTACTTATCTAGATGCCATGGAAATTTATTCCACCCTCCCGAAGCTGCTGGGTGACAATGGGGAGATGGCTGTACCAGTGAGAGTCTGGCTGTACCCGCTGAAGCAACTGGATTCCAGAGCTGCTCAGCTGGTACGTGAGATCAGCATAAAACTGATCTTTGATGCTCAAACTGCTTTGGAGCAACTGATCGAATTAGACATGCGATGCAATGACATGATAAGGCCAATTGCCACAATCTTCcctgaaataaaaaagaaaatccagcAATTCAAAGACCTGTGTCAGCAACACAGACAGACTTTCCAGCAACAACTAGCAGGAATCTTACCTGCGATCcgtggaggtggagcagaggaaggggccCTGGTGGATATTTTAATAAGCAAAAAGCAATCACCATTCAATACACAGAGACTCAATGAATTTCTGGATACAAAGGAGCAAGAGATGAATTATATGGATTCCTACCTTACTTTGCTACATAATGTGAAAGTTATATCCTCCAAGAGTGAACTAGAAAAAATAGTACTCAGCCCGAAGCATGATTCTGTTGTCTCATTTACACTCACTTCATTACACAACAAAGAACCATATTTATCAGATTTGAACTTTTGGCTTCAAAGACAGTTTCTGGAGAAAATTCATGATTCAGCATCAGCCAGTTCTCCCTATGAGAAATCAAACTCCAAACAGTGGTTTGAGGATGAAGAGATAAGAAGAAAAGCACGAAAATTTGCAAAGTCCTTCTTAGACTTTACCAATGTTAATAAATCTCAAGAAAAGACCCAGTTCATCGTGGCCTCTGTTCCAGACGAGGACAATCCAGGAGCTTCAATTTACCTGTATGCcgatggagagctgatcagcaccaACTTTGAGCCTCCATCGAAACCTCTTCCTCCTCTGATTGATGAAATCAGACACAACTGTGTGCAACTCACATTTAAGCCATCAGAGACTGGAAGGGCTGCAATATCCGGCTATCGGGCAGAGTACAGAATTGCAGGGCAGGAGAACTGGATGGTTGTGGATGCAAATAACAAACAAGAGACATTCACAGTGACAGGGCTCCATGCAAACACCGAGTACCAGTTCCGATACGCTGCAGTGAGTAAACCAGGGCTCAGCGAGAGC